The window GGCGGCATTCGTCGCGCAGCGCATGCTGGAACTGCGCGACGAAGGCATCCCGCTGGAGGAGATGGCGGTGCTCTACCGCGCGCATTTCCAGTCGCTGGAGATCCAGATGGAACTCACCCACCGCGGCATCCCCTTTGCCATCACCAGCGGTCTCCGTTTCTTCGAGCAGGCGCACATCAAGGACGTCTCCGCCTTCATGCGCTTCGTCACGAACCGCCGCGACGAAACGAGCTTCAAGCGACTGGTGCTGCTGCTGCCGGGTATCGGCGCAGCGGGCGCCGACAAGCTGTGGCGGGATTGGCAAAAGACCGGCTACGCGGAAAGCGAGGAGCTGCCCGTGTGGTCCGATGTGCTCGGCACGCTGAAGCCGCCGAAGAAAGCGGCGAAGCACTGGGAACAGCTCGGCTACACGCTGGACGAACTCACGCCGCACGGGGAATTCGCCCGTCCGTCCGAGATGGTCTTCAGCATCCTCGAAGGCCTCTACGCGGAATTCCTCCAGGCTTCCTACGACAACTACGAAAACCGCCGTAGCGACATCGAGCAGCTCATGGCCTACGGGGGCAACTTCGATGACGTGCTCGACTTCCTCTCGCAGCTCTCCCTGCTCGGCGCCGCCGATGGCGAGCCCACCGGCGACCGCTCGGAGAAGGACGACGAGAAGGTGACGCTGTCCTCCATCCACCAGGCGAAGGGCCTGGAGTGGAAGGTCGTCTTCCTCATCTGGCTCACCGACGGGCAATTCCCGAACGGCCGCATCCTCGAAGCCGACGACGCGGACCAACTGGAAGAAGAGCGCCGCCTTTTCTACGTCGCGATCACGCGTGCGAAGGACGAGCTGTATCTCACCTACCCTTTCATCAATCCGAAGTCGTACACGGGCGACGTGATCCAGCGGCCATCGCGATTCCTCGATGACTTCCCGCGCTCGCTCGTCGAGGAGTGGAAGGTGGGATCGAGCTGGGCGGACGAACCTTTCTAACAGAGGCCGCCCGCTCCCCGGCTGGCGCTTACTCCAGGCTATCGATCACCGCGCGGACGGCCTTTGCCGCCTCGCGGAATTGCTCCGCCTCCACTTCGTTGAGATCCGGCTGGAGGAAACGCTCGATGCCCCTCTTGCCCACCACGACGGGCAGGCTGAGGCACACGTCCTTCACGCCGAGATAGCCGTCGACGAGCACGCTGAGAGGCACGGTGCGCTTCTCGTCGAGCAGGATCGCCTCGATGATGTAGGCCGCGGATTGGCCGATCGCGTAGCAGGTGTTTCCCTTCTTGCGGAAGACCTCGATGCCGAGGTGCTTCGCCCTTTCGCACAGCGCGCGGCGCTCGGGGCTGTCGTCGATCTTCTCGCCACCGGCCTGCGCGACACTCATCGCGGGGAACTGATGCTCGCCGTGCTCGCCGAGGATGTAGGCGCGCAGGTCGTCCGGATGGATCTCAATCATCGCGGAGAGCAATTCGCGGAAGCGGATGGAATCCACCAGCGTGCCGGTCCCCATCACGCGCTCGCGGGGGAAGCCGGTGAGCTGCAGCGCCTGCCAGGTGATTACATCGACGGGATTGGTCACGAGGACCAGCTTGCACTGCGGGGCCACCTCCGCGATGCGGGGCAGCATCTTCTTCATCAGCTCCGCATTGTCGTGGGCCAGCACGTTGCGGTCGAAGAATCCGGGCAGCATCGGCACCGAGGCGCAGACCGCCACGACCTCGCTGTCCGCGGCATCGTCGATGTCCCCGGCGCGCACCTTCACGGGCACCTGCTGGAAAGCCTGCGCGTGCATGAGGTCGATGGCCTCGCCCTCCGCCTTGTCACGATTCGAACCCACCAGCACCACCTCGCGCGCGACGCCGCGGAGCACGAGCGTGTAGGCTAGCACCATCCCGACTTTGCCGGGGCCAACGATTGTTACTTTCATGACAGCCTTCTGCCGCGAAGGCCGGGGCGTCTTCAAGATCTCTCGTGCTCCCCCGCTTTACTTGTCCGAATCCGCCGGTGCCGCCCCGCGTTTCCGTCAAGACGGAAGGGCCGATCACGGGTAGCGTGCAATTCCATGAACATCGGCATCCCGAAGGAGATCAAAGCACAAGAGCACCGCGTATCCATGGTCCCCGGCTCGGTCGCGGAACTCGTGAAGCACGGTCACCGTGTCTTCGTGGAAGCCGGTGCCGGCGCGGGCTCCAGCTACAGCGACGAGCAGTACCTCGCCATGGGCGCGGAGATCCTGCCGGATGCGGATGCGATCTTCTCCGCCGCCGAGATGATCGTGAAGGTGAAGGAGCCGCAGCCCGAGGAAATCGCGCGCCTGCAACCTCATCACCTGCTCTTCACCTACCTCCACCTCGCGGCGAGCAAGCCGCTCACGGAAGCACTGGTCGCCACCGGCTGCACCGCACTCGCGTATGAGACGCTCGAGGTGAACCGCCGTCTGCCGCTGCTCGAGCCGATGAGCGAGATCGCCGGCCGCATGTCTTCCATCGTGGGCTCGTATCACCTCGCGAAGCACAATGGCGGCCGCGGCACGCTACTCGGCGGCGTTCCCGGCGTGGCCCCCGGTCGCGTGGTCGTCATCGGTGGTGGCACCGCCGGTGTGAATGCGGCCCGCGTGGCCACCGGGATCGGCGCGGACGTCACCATCCTCGAGGTCGATTTCGAGCGCATGCGCTTCCTCGACATCACCATGAGCGGCACGCACACGGTCTACTCCAGCGAGGCAAATCTCGCGGAGCTGCTTCCACGCGTGGACCTCGTCATCGGTGCCGTGCTCGTGCCCGGAGCGAAGGCCCCGAAGCTCATCACCCGCGACATGCTGAAGCTGATGCAGCCGGGCAGCGTCTTCGTGGACATCGCCGTGGACCAGGGCGGCTGCGCGGAGACGACGCGCCCGACGACCCACCACGCACCGACCTTCGTCGAGGAAGACGTGATCCACTACTGCGTGGCCAACATGCCGGGTGCCTACGCCCGCACGGCGACCCAGGCACTGAACAACGTGACCCAACGCTGGATCACCCTGCTCGCCGACAAGGGCGTGGCCGGTGCCTGCCGCGTCCGCAAGGAAGTGCTCGGTGCCGTGAACTGCAGCGGCGGCAAGCTCACCATCCTGCCCGTCGGCGAGGCCCACGGCATGGAAGTGGCCGACCCGGCTGAAGTGCTCGGAGTCTGACCGGGTGCGCGGGATTTATCCCGCCCGTCCAAAGACAACCGACGACAAATTTTGTGATGCATGACCCGGATCATGCATCACTTTTTCGTTACGCAGCACGTCACCGACGCACAGCACGATCAGAGTTTCTCCGGCTCCTGAAGAAGCTGCGCCACGCGACCCAGCAAGACACCCGCACCACCGCCATCGACCACGCGATGGTCAAAGGTGACCACGAGTTCGGCTTCGGTCACCGGAATGAAGGTCTCCACCTGATCGCTCCACACCGGTTTCTTCACACCGGCACCGAGGCCCAGAATGAGCGTTTCATTTGGCAGCGGGATCGGCGTGCCGGACGTGAGGCCAAAGGTGCCGAAGTTCGTGACGGTCGCGATGCCGCCGCGGAGATCGTCATCGGAAAGACGACGGCGACGACCGCGCTCGACCATCTCGGCATACTCGGTCGTGAGTTCGGAAAGGGATTTCCGATCCACCTTCCGCAGGACCGGCACGACCACGCCATCGTCCACCTGGACCGCCACGCCGATGTCAAAGGCGCGGGGATGCACGACCTTCTGGCCGATCAGGAAGCCGGCGGTCGCAGGCTCCTCGACAAGGGCGAGGGCAAAGGCACGCAGGACGTAGAGAGTGAGGCCCGGCTTCGGGTCCTGGTTGCGGCGGTGCTCGAGCACGCGGTCGAGCTTCACCGGCAGGCCCACCGTCGCGAGCGGACGCGTCCAACTCCGGCGCATCGCATCGGCCACGGCCATGCGCATCGGCGAGGCATTGCTGCTCGGCCAAGTCTCGATGTAGTCGAGGAATTTTTCAAGGTCCTCCACCGTGACGCGGCCACCCGTGCCGGTGCCGACGATCGCGGAGATGTCCGCCTCGCGCAGCCCCATGTCATTCATGCGGGCACGCATGCGCGGGGAAATGTAGTGGGCTCCCATGGTGCCGGTCGGCACGGCCAGGCCCTTCACGCTCGGCACCACGGCGGGCGATTCCTCGTAGGAATCATCGTCGAGGGCGAAGTGCAGGTTCTTCTCCTGCTGCTGCGGCGAGGTGGCCTCGGCGGTGCGGCGGTCGGCGGCGGCCTCGATGCTCTCGACACCGGTGCGCGTGAGTTCCTCGTCGGTGACGTCCAGCAGGCCGAGCAAGGTCCCGACCGAGTAGGTCTCGCCTTCCCGGGCCATGATCTCCTTCACCGTGCCGCGGCAGAGCGTGGTCACCCCCATGGTCGCCTTGCTGGTCTCCACTTCGATGACCTCCTGGTCCGTCTGCACCGTATCGCCGGGCGCGATGCCGATGCGAACGACGGTCGCCTCGGCAATCGATTCACCGAGCTGCGGCATGAGGATGGGAACGGTGGGCATGACTAGTTTTAGAAGGAAAGCAGCTCTCGCAGGGCGATGCAGATCGTCTCGGGAGTCGGGCGATGGGCCGCCCAGAGTTTCGGATGATACGGCACCGGCGTGTCGCGGGAGTTCAGGCGGCGCGGCGGCGCATCGAGCAGGTGGAAGCCATCCGCGCAGACACGCGAGACGACTTCCGCGGTAACACCACCCCACGGGAAGGCCTCGCCGAGCGCGAGCAGGCGGCCGGTGCGGGCGACGCTCGCGAGCACGGTGTCGATATCCAGCGGCTTCACCGAGCGAAGATCGACCACCTCGATTTCCCAGCCGCCCTGCTCTTTCAGCCGGTCGGCGGCGCGCACGGCCTCGTGCACCATGGCGCTGTAGGCCACGACGGTGGCGTGCTTGCCGGGGCGCGTGATGCGGGCCTTGCCGATGGGCAGGTGATCGCCATTGATACGCGGGGCCTTCAGCCAGCGGTAGAGGAACTTGTGCTCGCAGTAAATGACCGGGTCATCCAGCGCCACGGAGTCCAGCAGCATGTGATAGGCGTCCGAGACGGTCGCCGGCGTCACCACGATCAGGCCGGGGTAGTGCGCGTAGAGCGCCTCCATGCTCTGGCTGTGGAAGGGCCCGGACCCGGGCGTACCGCCGGAGGGCAGGCGCACGGTCAGCGGGATGGGCACTCCTGTCCGGTAAAAGCTCGTCGCGGCCTGGTTGACGATCTGGTTGAAAGCGATCGAGGAGAAATCCGCGAACTGCATTTCAATGATCGGCCGCATGCCCTCGATGGCAGCGCCCACGGCCATGCCGATCATGGCGTCCTCGCTGATCGGCGAGTCCAGCACGCGGCCGGGGAATTCCTCCGCGAGACCCTTGGTCGCCTTGAAGGCTCCCCCGAATTTCGAAATGTCCTGTCCGTAGAGGAAGACCCGCGGGTCCTCGCGCAGCAGCTTCTCCTGCGCCTCACGGATCGCATCGACGTACGTCACGCTCATTCGTCAAATCCCCCTTCCGGTTGGCGTGGAGCACGCGTTCCAGTCTTCATCCCACGGGTCCGGTGTCGGCTCCTGCTGGGCCTGAGCGACGGCGGCCTGCACCTCATCGGTGAAGTCCTGCTTCCAGCGCTCGATCTCGTCCACCGTGGCAAATCCAGCCTCGATCAACTGGACGATGCCCGTCTCGATGCAGTCGCGTCCGAGGTGGCTGTCTTTCAAAACGGGCGGCACATAGCTGCCGTCATCGTGCTCGCCGTGGCCGCTCAGGCGTAGCAGGCGGGCCACCACCATCTGCGGGCCATGGCCTTCGCGGGCGAGCCTTACGGCATTCCCGATGACCTGCGCGCAGGCCAGCACGTCGGTGCCATCCACGGAATGCGCCCCGACTCCGTAGCCCTTTGCGCGGTCCAGCAGGTCCTCGCAGGCGAATTGCCGGTCGGTTGGCGTCGAGTAGGCAAATTGGTTGTTCCCCACGATGACGACCATCGGCAGGCGCTCGACCGCCGCCATATTCAGCCCCTCGTGGTAGGCTCCGGTGGAGGTGGCACCGTCGCCGACGCAGGTCGCGCCGACCACGCCATCCAACTCTCCCTTCAACCGGCGGGCCATCAGCATGCCTCCGACGACGGAAACCGCCGCGCCGAGGTGGGAAATCATGGCCGGCATGCCATCCTGCGGGCGACCGCGGTGGATATTGCCGTCGCGACCCTTCATCGGGCCCATCACGGAGCCGAGGTAGGTGCGGGTGCAGTCGATGAGCGGCTCGCCAAAGGCCGTGCGCCCGGCCTGATCGCGGATCAGGGCGGCGAAAATGTCCCGCCCCTGAACGAGCGAGGCCCCGAGCGAGGCGCTGACGGCTTCCTGGCCCTTGCCGAGGTAGACGCCGCCGACGATCTTGCCGGCCTTATAGAGGCTGGACAGCTTGTTTTCAAGGAGTCGCGCCCGAAGCATCGCCCTGAAGACGTCGCGGACATAGTCGCGATCCAACTCCACGGCAGTCCTCTGGGCTTCCTCGGTCTCCGGCACGGGCGAAGGCTAAACAGGCGACCCGAAGGCCCGCAACCGCTTTCCGGCAGGTGGGGCAGAGATTGCAAAACGATGCGCAACGCGAGGGTGGCGAATATTGACGAAATTTGCCACCGGACGTATTGATCTGGCCCATGGCGAGCAGCATCAACCTCTCACTCACGGATGAACTCCGCGCCTTTGTGGACCGGAGTTGCGGGGACGGCACCGACTACGCTACCCCCAGCGAGTTCTTGCGCGATGTCCTGAGGGAAAAGAAGCGCCGCATCGAAGCCGCGGACTTGAGGGACGCGATCATCGAAGGCTACCGGGACGTGACCGAGGGACGGACGCTGGAATTCAAGGGCAACCTGAAAAGCATGATGGCCGAGGCAAGAAAGCGCGAACGCGAGGACTGGAAGTAAAGGCATGCCCTACCTCGCCCTCTCCCGCCGTGCCCTGCTCGATCTCGCCGAGATCGAACAGTATTCCACCGAGACTTGGGGAAAGAAGGTGGCCACGAGCTATCTGGGCGAAATTGAAGACGCCCTGAATCGCCTCAAGGAGAATCCCGGGCTGCTCCGATCAAGGCCCGAGCTTTCCGACCATCTGAAATTTTACCGCGTGGGTCGGCACCTGCTTGTCTGTGCGCAGGAAGGCGAGAACATCTATGTCCTGACGCTGAAGCACGGTGCAATGGATCTGCCGGAAAGGCTTGCTGAAATGGAGCCCGAGATGGCGAAGGAAGCCGAATTGCTCCATCAGGCATTCCTCCGCTCGCGGAAAGTTTGAAGTTTCACGCCCATGCCCAAGTCCTCCGCCTTTCCCCGCATCCGCGCCGAGGTGATCCGGCTGGTCGCCTTGATCCCCGAGGGCCGCTTCACGACCTACGGGTCGATCGCGCTGCATATGAATTGCAATCCCCGCCACGTGGCCCAATCGCTGAGCGGCCTGACCGAGGAGGAGGCCCGGGATCTGCCCTGGCACCGCGTGGTAGCCGCTGACGCACGCATCAGCCGCTCCATGGATCCGGAGCTCGCGGCAAAACAAAAGGCCCTGCTGGGAAAAGAAGGCATGAAGGTCAACGCGCGGGGTTTCATCCAAGACTCCGACGATCATTTCCACGTCGTGGGCATCCGCAGGGACATCCGGTGGAAAGACTGACACTCGCACGTGAGCCTGAAAGCCATCACCATCGCTGACGACGATTCACTCGTCGGCCACTTGGATCCCGGTCCGGTGGACCTACTCCTTTGTCTCGGAGACTTGTGGGACATGTCCCTTGAGAAGGCCCATGCCCGCTACCAGCCCGAGGCAGCATTCGGCGTGAAAGGAAACCACGATTCGGACGCCCCCTTCCCCTCCCTCATCCAGCCCGTGCACTGCACCGTGAAGCGAATCGGCGATCTCACCATCGGTGGTTTCAACGGTAGCTGGCGCTACAAGCCGCGTGGCCATCACCTCTTTGACTAGGACGAAGTGACACGGATGCTGGCGGATTTCCCGAGTGTGGACATTTTCATCGCCCACAATTCACCCGCTGGCATCCACGAAAGAGACGACCATGTCCATCAGGGCTTCGACGCTTTCCTGAAATACATCGAGACTTCCCGCCCGCGATACTTCCTCCACGGTCACCAGCACTTGCGGCAGACCACGATGATCGGTGACACTCGGGTCATCGGGGTTCTTGGTGAAGAAGTGATCGAGGTCGAGTACCCCCCCCTTGCTATGCCGAAGATCTCCCAAGAAGACTATGAGCCGATGAAGGCATTCTTCATCGCTTGGATGGAGCGCTTTCCCATTTCCATCCAGCCTCCACCGGGACACCAGCCCATCGACATTCTCAAGAAGTTGGAAGAAATGGGCATGGCCAAGGCGAGACTTGGACTGGGACAAGCTATCGGGGACACACTCGAACAAGCTTTGTATTTGCCAGCATCCGAGATCGAGTCGATCGACCGGGACTTCTCAGCCCGCGATATCATCACGCTTTCCCAGCTTCTGGCGAAATACTCCCGAAAGCCACGAAGAACCGGCGATACCTATTAAACTTCGCCTTTCCCCCGCGTGCATGCGCCATTCCGCATTGCCGGGGATCGGGCTGCGGCTCATAACCCCGCCCGTCCTCCAGACCTACCCTGATGAAACCGACTCTCCTTGTTCTCGCTGCCGGCATGGGCTCCCGCTACGGCGGACTGAAGCAGATGGACCCGATGGGCCCGAGTGGCGAAACCGTGCTCGATTACTCGGTCTTCGACGCGATCCGCGCCGGCTTCGGCAAGGTCGTCTTCATCATCCGCGAGGATTTCGCCGAGGCCTTCAAGAGCAGCGTGGGCGCGCGTTTCGCGGGCAAGATCGAGGTGGACTACGCCTTCCAAAAGCTGGATGACCTCCCGGAAGGCTTCACCATTCCCGAGGGCCGCACGAAGCCCTGGGGCACCGCCCATGCCGTGCGCGCCGCGCGCCACGTGGTCAGCGGCCCCTTCGCCGTGATCAATGCGGACGACTTCTACGGCGCGGACGCCTATCAGGTCATTGCCCGCTGGTTCGCCTCGGATACCGGCGAGGCCGGAAAGGACCACTACTCGATGGTCGGCTACCCGCTGAAAAACACTCTCTCCGAACACGGCTCCGTGAACCGCGGCATCTGCCAGACCGACGCGCTCGGCCTGCTGACCGACGTGGAGGAAGTCGTGGACATCGCCCGCGATGAGGACGGCATCGTCCGCGGCACCGCCCTCGACGGCAGCCGCCGCGAGATCGCCGACGTCTGCCCGGTCTCGATGAATTTCTGGGGCTTCACCGAGAAGTTCTTCGAGCAGATCGAGGAGCACTTCACCGCCTTCCTCACGGAAAAGGGCGGCGAGCAAAAGTCCGAGTGCTACATCCCCACCGTGGTCGATGACTTCATCCGCCAGGAGCGCGCCGACTGCCGAGTGCTCGACACCACGTCCTCGTGGTTCGGAGTCACCTATCCGGATGACAAGCCGCACGTGGTCGAGTCCATCGCGAAGCTCGTGGCCGCCGGGGACTACCCCAGCCCGCTCGGCTGAAGTCCGGATCAGAGCTGATAGAATCAAGGTGGCAGGCCACACCGGGTGCCCATTCGACCCCGGAAAATCTGCCACCTGCTTCACTCTGCCATTGACCATCCCGCCCCGGCTGATACCACTGCTGGGTCGCAAGCAATCGCACGAAGGATCAAGGAGTTACACCAACCAACTCCGCCCTTCCCGCCTCGAC of the Luteolibacter flavescens genome contains:
- a CDS encoding malate dehydrogenase, whose product is MKVTIVGPGKVGMVLAYTLVLRGVAREVVLVGSNRDKAEGEAIDLMHAQAFQQVPVKVRAGDIDDAADSEVVAVCASVPMLPGFFDRNVLAHDNAELMKKMLPRIAEVAPQCKLVLVTNPVDVITWQALQLTGFPRERVMGTGTLVDSIRFRELLSAMIEIHPDDLRAYILGEHGEHQFPAMSVAQAGGEKIDDSPERRALCERAKHLGIEVFRKKGNTCYAIGQSAAYIIEAILLDEKRTVPLSVLVDGYLGVKDVCLSLPVVVGKRGIERFLQPDLNEVEAEQFREAAKAVRAVIDSLE
- a CDS encoding nucleotidyltransferase family protein; the encoded protein is MKPTLLVLAAGMGSRYGGLKQMDPMGPSGETVLDYSVFDAIRAGFGKVVFIIREDFAEAFKSSVGARFAGKIEVDYAFQKLDDLPEGFTIPEGRTKPWGTAHAVRAARHVVSGPFAVINADDFYGADAYQVIARWFASDTGEAGKDHYSMVGYPLKNTLSEHGSVNRGICQTDALGLLTDVEEVVDIARDEDGIVRGTALDGSRREIADVCPVSMNFWGFTEKFFEQIEEHFTAFLTEKGGEQKSECYIPTVVDDFIRQERADCRVLDTTSSWFGVTYPDDKPHVVESIAKLVAAGDYPSPLG
- a CDS encoding alpha-ketoacid dehydrogenase subunit beta, translated to MSVTYVDAIREAQEKLLREDPRVFLYGQDISKFGGAFKATKGLAEEFPGRVLDSPISEDAMIGMAVGAAIEGMRPIIEMQFADFSSIAFNQIVNQAATSFYRTGVPIPLTVRLPSGGTPGSGPFHSQSMEALYAHYPGLIVVTPATVSDAYHMLLDSVALDDPVIYCEHKFLYRWLKAPRINGDHLPIGKARITRPGKHATVVAYSAMVHEAVRAADRLKEQGGWEIEVVDLRSVKPLDIDTVLASVARTGRLLALGEAFPWGGVTAEVVSRVCADGFHLLDAPPRRLNSRDTPVPYHPKLWAAHRPTPETICIALRELLSF
- the ald gene encoding alanine dehydrogenase, with protein sequence MNIGIPKEIKAQEHRVSMVPGSVAELVKHGHRVFVEAGAGAGSSYSDEQYLAMGAEILPDADAIFSAAEMIVKVKEPQPEEIARLQPHHLLFTYLHLAASKPLTEALVATGCTALAYETLEVNRRLPLLEPMSEIAGRMSSIVGSYHLAKHNGGRGTLLGGVPGVAPGRVVVIGGGTAGVNAARVATGIGADVTILEVDFERMRFLDITMSGTHTVYSSEANLAELLPRVDLVIGAVLVPGAKAPKLITRDMLKLMQPGSVFVDIAVDQGGCAETTRPTTHHAPTFVEEDVIHYCVANMPGAYARTATQALNNVTQRWITLLADKGVAGACRVRKEVLGAVNCSGGKLTILPVGEAHGMEVADPAEVLGV
- a CDS encoding MGMT family protein — protein: MPKSSAFPRIRAEVIRLVALIPEGRFTTYGSIALHMNCNPRHVAQSLSGLTEEEARDLPWHRVVAADARISRSMDPELAAKQKALLGKEGMKVNARGFIQDSDDHFHVVGIRRDIRWKD
- a CDS encoding dihydrolipoamide acetyltransferase family protein, with amino-acid sequence MPTVPILMPQLGESIAEATVVRIGIAPGDTVQTDQEVIEVETSKATMGVTTLCRGTVKEIMAREGETYSVGTLLGLLDVTDEELTRTGVESIEAAADRRTAEATSPQQQEKNLHFALDDDSYEESPAVVPSVKGLAVPTGTMGAHYISPRMRARMNDMGLREADISAIVGTGTGGRVTVEDLEKFLDYIETWPSSNASPMRMAVADAMRRSWTRPLATVGLPVKLDRVLEHRRNQDPKPGLTLYVLRAFALALVEEPATAGFLIGQKVVHPRAFDIGVAVQVDDGVVVPVLRKVDRKSLSELTTEYAEMVERGRRRRLSDDDLRGGIATVTNFGTFGLTSGTPIPLPNETLILGLGAGVKKPVWSDQVETFIPVTEAELVVTFDHRVVDGGGAGVLLGRVAQLLQEPEKL
- a CDS encoding ribbon-helix-helix domain-containing protein encodes the protein MASSINLSLTDELRAFVDRSCGDGTDYATPSEFLRDVLREKKRRIEAADLRDAIIEGYRDVTEGRTLEFKGNLKSMMAEARKREREDWK
- a CDS encoding type II toxin-antitoxin system RelE/ParE family toxin, translated to MPYLALSRRALLDLAEIEQYSTETWGKKVATSYLGEIEDALNRLKENPGLLRSRPELSDHLKFYRVGRHLLVCAQEGENIYVLTLKHGAMDLPERLAEMEPEMAKEAELLHQAFLRSRKV
- a CDS encoding thiamine pyrophosphate-dependent dehydrogenase E1 component subunit alpha, with product MPETEEAQRTAVELDRDYVRDVFRAMLRARLLENKLSSLYKAGKIVGGVYLGKGQEAVSASLGASLVQGRDIFAALIRDQAGRTAFGEPLIDCTRTYLGSVMGPMKGRDGNIHRGRPQDGMPAMISHLGAAVSVVGGMLMARRLKGELDGVVGATCVGDGATSTGAYHEGLNMAAVERLPMVVIVGNNQFAYSTPTDRQFACEDLLDRAKGYGVGAHSVDGTDVLACAQVIGNAVRLAREGHGPQMVVARLLRLSGHGEHDDGSYVPPVLKDSHLGRDCIETGIVQLIEAGFATVDEIERWKQDFTDEVQAAVAQAQQEPTPDPWDEDWNACSTPTGRGI